The DNA window ttattcgatgaaaattattcagttaataaaaaagaaaaagaaaatgatttgCGTAAAATCGTAGGAATGCAGAAGAGCTGCAGTGGCGCTggttttaaattatttgaaacgacaaaaattcattctgcGTTACTGAgaagaaaattgttaatattGTAACAAAAACTAAAAACGAAGGCGTTCAAAATCCGGTAATCGCCCCTGGATTGAGATAAAGTCTATTGCCACCGTCGCTGACTGAAGTCATCGTTTAATCATCGCAGTTCTTGGTTAACACCGCATCCGTACAATCGTGATCATCGTGATACAATCCAGAAAGTACGGTTATGGCGGAGACCAAACCACAGACTAAATAAACATAACGCTTCGGAAACGAAATAAACGACAAATCAACCGGTTCCAGCGACTCTTCACAGATAGCACTTGCTTTCTGCGATGCCAGATTTTCCCGGCCTTCCCCACTCTATCGATATATTTCTATGTTCTGCACGATGTCAACAAGAAAATGAAAGGTTCACTAACCTTAAACTTGTTCAAATGTtgggaaaataaataacggcATCATGCGCGGAATCAATAACTTAGTCCGTATTATTCTATCCGGTAAATCGATAAACGCGCGAAGATCGTATTCGGAAAAGTTTTACACTTTGGGTAATAAGTTATTAAATGTAAGTCCGACGTTCGGCATAACCTCTCGTCGCTTTACCCAAAACGCCGATGATGCAGAGACAATTTGTAATGTGGGAACAATAGGTCACGTAGATCATGGGAAAACTACTTTGACAGCTGCTATAACTAAGGTTCTATCCTCCGAAAATGACGATTCCAAATATGTATCTTATGGTGAGATAGACAAGGCACCCGAAGAGAAGGCTAGGGGTATAACCATCAATATTGCGCACGTTGGCTACAGGACAAAAGCAAGGCGATATGCTCATACCGATTGTCCCGGTCATTCAgactttgtaaaaaatatgattagCGGAGCTTCACAAATGGATGGTGCAATATTGGTGGTTGCAGCTACTGATGGCACAATGCCACAGACTCGAGAACACTTGCTTCTAGCTAAACAAGTTGGCATAAAAGAGATTGTCGTGTTTGTAAATAAGGTAAAACTgcgttcaaaaaatttcatatacatgcctgaataaaattcaaatggtATCAAATTGTAGAATGAACTTTCCATGTTTAGGCAGATATTGCAGATATGGAGATGTTAGAGCTAGTCGAGATTGAAACCAGGGAATTGCTGACAGATATTGGATTCGATGGAATTAATAGCCCTGTCGTATATGGGTCTGCACTCCGAGCGCTCCAAGGAGATATGTCAGATTTTGGAGTTCCTTCTGTCAGAAAGCTGCTTGATGTTGTAGACAGTTATATCACGACTCCTACACGAGATTACAAATCACCATTTATTTTACCTATAGATAATGCTTTCACAGTTCCTGGTAGAGGTACGGTTGTCGTAGGTACTTTGAAACAAGGAACATTGAAAAAGAACGCTAATGCCAATTTACTCGGCTTTGACGAGGAGATTCCGACCACTATTGGAGATATACAGGTAAACCAAAAGGGTAAACCGGTAGATACAGTCTGCTAAGATTTTACGATACTATAAGAATGTTAAACCTCTGttcagattttcaaacaaagtGTTCTAGAAGCAAAAGCAGGAGAAAATGTTGGAGTCTTAATTCGAGGCATTAAAATCAGCAGAGTGCAAACAGGCATGCTGCTGTGTGCAGCTAACTCACTGTCTGTAAGCAATCACTATGCAGcccaaatatatttattaaccAAACGTGAAGGTGGGCGGAAAAAACCCATGCAGGTattgtgagaaaataataataataataataataataattacaattgtaaaaatgctgaaatttttaatatattcatatttgaATTAAcattttgattgattttcataTAGGCTTCAGGATATATTCAACCATTGTATAGTTCCACCTGGCACATAACATGCAGAGTTGATCTCAAGTTACCCGATGGTACCGAGCTACTGATGCCTGGAGAACATGCAGAGGCAAGATTAACGTTAATGAGAAAAATGCCGTTTTTGGAGGGACAAGCGTTCACTATTCGAGAAAACAAATGTACTGTGATAACTGGAATCGTTACTAAGCAACTGGATAGTATTCCAGTTATTAACAGAAAACTTAAAAAGGTACAGCtttctaaatgaaaaaaagcaatattttattatcactGTACAGTGCACTGACTTGATAAATCTAATCACTGATCGTGAAATTGATCTGTGACTATGTATCAACGCGATCTTTCTCCACATAATTAATTCATGCCAGCATATACCAGAATTGCAGTACA is part of the Neodiprion virginianus isolate iyNeoVirg1 chromosome 5, iyNeoVirg1.1, whole genome shotgun sequence genome and encodes:
- the LOC124305379 gene encoding elongation factor Tu-like, producing MRGINNLVRIILSGKSINARRSYSEKFYTLGNKLLNVSPTFGITSRRFTQNADDAETICNVGTIGHVDHGKTTLTAAITKVLSSENDDSKYVSYGEIDKAPEEKARGITINIAHVGYRTKARRYAHTDCPGHSDFVKNMISGASQMDGAILVVAATDGTMPQTREHLLLAKQVGIKEIVVFVNKADIADMEMLELVEIETRELLTDIGFDGINSPVVYGSALRALQGDMSDFGVPSVRKLLDVVDSYITTPTRDYKSPFILPIDNAFTVPGRGTVVVGTLKQGTLKKNANANLLGFDEEIPTTIGDIQIFKQSVLEAKAGENVGVLIRGIKISRVQTGMLLCAANSLSVSNHYAAQIYLLTKREGGRKKPMQASGYIQPLYSSTWHITCRVDLKLPDGTELLMPGEHAEARLTLMRKMPFLEGQAFTIRENKCTVITGIVTKQLDSIPVINRKLKKVQLSK